From Spiroplasma eriocheiris, the proteins below share one genomic window:
- the sufC gene encoding Fe-S cluster assembly ATPase SufC, protein MQQIEIKNLHVSTDGEMILKGLDLVIKQNEIHALMGPNGNGKSTLLSTIMGHPNYKVEQGDILFDGESILDKTVDERSKLGIFFAMQSPVEIPGVLNLDFLKTIINAHRETPIKLPDLYKTINENTKNLKIEESMIQRYLNSGFSGGEKKKNEILQLNVLTPSFALIDEIDSGLDVDALNVVSGELNKRIGKDFAALIVSHYDRFFNLVKPTHAHVIIKGKIVKSGDYQLVEKINQEGYEWLMRELKIDNVKNEDQKRMNTAVGCAAKNAK, encoded by the coding sequence ATGCAGCAAATTGAAATTAAAAATTTACATGTTTCAACTGATGGTGAGATGATTTTAAAAGGGTTGGATTTAGTTATTAAACAAAACGAAATTCATGCGCTAATGGGACCTAATGGTAATGGTAAATCAACTTTATTATCAACTATTATGGGTCATCCCAATTATAAGGTTGAACAAGGTGACATTTTATTTGATGGTGAATCTATTTTGGACAAAACAGTTGATGAAAGAAGTAAATTAGGCATCTTTTTTGCGATGCAATCACCAGTTGAAATCCCTGGTGTTTTAAACTTAGATTTTTTAAAAACAATTATTAATGCTCATCGCGAAACCCCAATTAAATTACCAGATTTATATAAAACAATTAATGAAAATACTAAGAATTTAAAAATTGAAGAATCAATGATTCAAAGATATTTAAATAGTGGTTTTTCAGGTGGAGAAAAAAAGAAAAACGAGATTTTACAGTTAAATGTTTTAACTCCTAGTTTTGCTTTAATTGATGAAATTGATTCGGGACTAGATGTGGATGCTTTAAATGTTGTTAGCGGAGAACTTAATAAAAGAATTGGGAAAGATTTTGCAGCTTTAATTGTTTCTCATTATGATCGTTTTTTCAACTTGGTAAAACCAACCCATGCCCATGTAATTATCAAGGGAAAAATTGTTAAAAGTGGTGATTATCAATTAGTAGAAAAAATTAACCAGGAGGGTTATGAATGATTGATGCGCGAATTAAAGATTGATAATGTTAAAAATGAAGATCAAAAGCGAATGAATACTGCGGTTGGTTGTGCCGCTAAAAATGCAAAATAA